AGCTTGGAGATATAGAGCGCGGTCAACTCGTTCTTTTCCAACCACGCCAGCGCCTCTTGCGCGGCAGCGAGCCGCGAAGCATCGGGGCCGGTTTCCGTCGGGGCGAAAAGTTTGTCGCGTTCCTTGCGAATCGCCAAACCGTCGGCAATCGTTTTCAAATGGTCGATAAGCGGAACCTGCTTATACTCCTCGCGGGCATAGGCCGTCCCCTGCGCGTCGGCAAGCACCATCGTGGGGCAACTGGTGACGGTGTAGTAGGCCGCCTCGCGAGCGATTGTTGCCGCGCGGGCCGTCCCCTTGCCATCGACCATCGAGGCGGCCGGCGGCGCTTCCAAGAGCACCAACACGAATTTCGGATCGACGAATTTTTGAAATTCCCGCTTCACCAGCAAGTCGGCAGCCAACCGCAAACACCATTGCCGATTATCGGGCCCGAAGAAAACGAGCAGCAGGTCTTTTTTCTCGACGGCCGCCTTTTGCTTGGCGTCGTCGATGTCGGTCAACCAATGTTTCAATTCCGGCAAGGCGTCGGTCACGAGCATGTCGTTATCGGCCGACGGCGCGCCGGCCTTGGCGTCGACCAGCGTTTCGACATCCTTCCACTCGGGCTTGAATAGGTGTCGCTCGTCTTGCTTGAGAACGACGGTTTGCTCGACGTTTGCCTTGCCGATCCGGCGGATCGAGATGCGATGCTTGCCTTGCGGCAACTCGAATTCGACGGCGCCGTCGTTCGGCACTTGTTGCGGCTTGCCATCGATATCAAGCTTGGCACCGAGCCGATCGCTTTCGGGCCAATCGAAGACAAGATGCGCCGGCAAGCCGAGATTGGCCTCGGCGGTGGCCGGCCCGTTGCCGCCGTTGTTGAGCAGCATGACCGTGCCCAGCACCAGCACGGCCACTGCCGTGGCGATGCCGGCGCCGATCCAGATCCATTTTTGATTTTGATTCCGCGCGCCCGGCTTGCGCGATTTCGCGGCCCCCGTTTTGATCGAAGCAGACAGCGACGAACCGATACGCGACGAGCCGGACGCTGCCGCGCCGCTGGCCGACGGGCTCGCTGCCGATGCCGCCGACGGAGTGCCCGTGATTCCGGCAAGTTCGGAAAGAAAATCGGTCTCGCCCGTGGGCTCGTCGTACGATTCTTGTGGGGCGAACAATTCGTCCATCGGCTCGCCGGTTGTTTCATCCGCGGCGGCATTGGAAGCGAATTCCGGGGACGGCATGCCGGTGGAACTCGGTTGAGCGGGCGAATTCGCAGGGGTGCGCGCGGAGGGGTCGGCCGCGGCCTTGCGCGGCGGCAACATGCGCCGGCCGCCGGGCCGTTCGGCTACGGGCACAACGGGAATCGCCGCCTCGGGCGCGGCCGGAATCGGCGCCGCTCGCAAGGGCTGCGTTTTTGGCGGCTGAGCCCTGATCGTCGGCGCAGCGGCCGACGCAAGCGGCGCCGGTTTGACTGCTGCTTGTTTCGCCGCGGCTTGCACGGGCGCAGCTTGTCCAGGCACCGCTCGTGCCGCGGCGGGTTGCGGCGAAATCGGCGCCACCACCGGCTTCGCCACCGGCGGCTTCGCCATCAGCGGCTTCGCTACCGGCGCAGCGGAAGGATCGCTTGCCGGGAGCGCGAATGTCGCCTGGCATTTGGGGCAGCGGCTCTTCCGACCGGCATTCACGGTGTCGACGCGGAGCGGAGAACCGCAAGACGGACAGGCCCAAAGAAACTGCATCGGACAACTCCGATAAGACACCAAAAGAGCTCGAACTCGATGTTCGCGCGAGCTCTCCCGGACGCCGGCCAAGGCTCGCACATCATCAGTCTATCCGCACCCAGCGGTGGGGAGCAACTATCGATTGCGAGGCCAAGCCGGAGAGGATAGGGTTAGTAATGAAACTCCATCACTGGCCGCCTACGTCATCACACCTCACCCTCACCCTCACCCTTCCTCCGATGGACCGTAGCCGGTTGGCAATCTTGCTGATGTTCGTCGTGGCCTGCGGTCTGGGATTGGTGAGCGTGGGCTATCACACCTGGGCATCGCACGGTGTGTTGGCATGGTGGGGCGGCGACATGGCCCGGCTGATTGCCGACGCGCCGCGGGTCGAGGCGCTTCGTCTGCGGCCGGCCGATGAATCAAAGAAAACGCCGGCGGGCGCAGCTTCGGCCGATATGCTGCTCGTCACCGGCAAGGCGTATGTTGTCGTTCAGCGAAAGGATGTGACGGCGGCGCTCGGGCTCGATCACCTACGGCGGGGGCTGTTGGACGACGGAAATTTTGTCTGGCCAGCGAAGGCTGAGCCGGCGGCCGTGCGGTGGAGTGATGCGCTGGTGTTTAGCGATACCACCCGGCGATTGGTCGTGGTGTTCGATTTCGTGGACCACCGCATCGGGCGAACCGACGGGGCGACGACGCTGGAAATCGACCAAATCGCCCGTGGCTGGCAAGATTTCTTCGCGGCCGAGTTGCCGTGAATGCAATGCCGGGGCCACGCCTTCTCGCGACTCTAAGCCCAGGGAAGGCCCGGCACGCGGCTGGCCATTGGTGACCGCAGTGCTGGCCTTCCCTGGGCTTGGGGCCGGCGACGGGAGCGTCGGTTCCGCGGGGAATTTGAACCGCGGGCGGGCCGTGGTTATGCTTGAATGGCCGCAACTTTGTTTCGCGGCGGGGGTTTACTTTCTTGTTTGGCATCGCCGTTTCGCCCTCTGGGAGGTGGATCATGCGTTTTGGAATTCTTGTGCTTTTGCCCTGTGCGATCTTGTTCGGCGGGATCGGGGCCCGCGCCGCCTCGGCCCAGGATCAGGCGTTTCAAATCGAGTTGGGTCAAAAAGCCGATCGATATGATTCGGAACTGACCCGCACCCCCGATCTGGCCCACAGCGACTTCAATCAAGCCACCAAGGTGCTGGCGGATTTGGTTGAAAAAGACAAATCGCCGGCGCTTGAGCTTGCGGTTGCCAATGTCCTGTTCAATCTCGACCGCTCGGCTTCGTATGCGCTGCACAAGAAAGTGTACGATGCCAAGCCGAACGAGCCCGACGTGATTCTGGAATGGGCGATGGAACGGCATCGCAAGGGGGAATACGCCGAGGCGGCCCCCCTATATGCCCAATATTTGACGCTGGTGACCGACGAACCGCAGGTCAATGCCCTGTTGGCCGATTGTTGGCTCGAGCAAGGCAAACTCGTCGAGGCGGTCGCATCCTGGGACGCCGCCGGTCATGCGACGAACCATGAACTGATCGATCTGGCGATCTGCGACATCTACGGCGGCGTTTCGCCGCTTCGCCGCCGCGCCGATCTGCTGACGCGCGTCAAGAATAAAGAAGTCGGAGCGGCGGAACGATTGATCTATCTCGACCTGAATTTCGACCAGGATTGGTGGAATGTCGATATCGACGACGACGCTTTGAGCCGCGATCTGCCGGTGATCGACGCCGCGCTCGGGCCCGACAGTAAGCGCGCTAAAGCCATTCATTGCTGGGTCGATATCGAACTGCAAGACACCGTGGCCGCGGCACCGGTGCTGAAGTCGCTGACGGATGCCGGGCTGATCATGGAAAAGGGCGCGTTGCCGGAAAGCAGCGTCGTCGCGGCCGGCTTGATCGATGCCGTGTTGGAGTCGCATCTGCAAACGAAGGACCAACTTTTCGAGCAGTTCGACAAGGAGCTGACGGAGCGTGCGAAATCGAAGGAAGGGGATATCGATGCCATGAAGATTCTTTGCGCGCTTTCGACCGAGAATCCCGAGCGCTCCGAAAACCTGAACCGCTTCGGCTGGGAACGCTACGGCGACGCACAATTCGCCATCGCGGTGTTGAATCTGTTGAAGGCGGGCAAAAAATTGGACCACGATGGTCCCGACCTGAAAAAAGCCATGACACAATTCCCCGACAACGGTGTGATCCAAAACCTATGGATTACGACGATGGATGAGTCGGCGGTGGCGGCCGATGATCTCGTCGCGGCGATCAAGGCCGAGTATCACCACCTTTCGCCCGGCCTCGATAGCCAGCCTGATTCCTACACGCTGAACGCGCATTTCAAGCTGCTGAAGCAGAAACAGTGAAAAAGGCTACGGGCTGAAGGCGGAAGGCTACAGGTCGGAGATCGGAGCCGCTGCGCGGCCCCTTTGTTGCCCATTCCCGACGACGACGATGCCCTCGCGCCTGTAGCCTTGTAGCCTGTAGCCTTGTAGCTTGTAGCCTTCAGCCTGTAGCCTCTCGCTCCATGTCCATCCACGATGCTACCGAACGGTACGAATCGTGGCTTGGGGCGCGGATTCCGCTGATCAAGGAAGACCTCGACGACAAGCATCAGCGCATGGCGGAGGGGCCATTTCCGTTTTTTCGGGCCACGTATTACCGCTGGGCCCAGCGATTTCGCACCGTGTGCGCCGATCTGCTCGCGGCGCCGACGGTGCTCGGGGTCGGCGATCTGCACGTCGAAAATTTCGGCACGTGGCGCGACACGGAAGGCCGCCTGATCTGGGGCATCAATGATTTCGACGAAGCCAGCTTGCAGCCGTATGCCAACGACCTGGTGCGGCTTGCGGCCAGCGCGCTTTTGGCGATCGAGAATTCGGAATTGAAGATCGATCCGGCCGACGCATGCGACGCGATTCTTGTCGGATATTCCGCAACGCTCGACGAGCGCGGCCGGCCCGTGGTGCTCGAGGAACACGATTCGTCGCTGCGCGACATGGCCCATAGCCAAGAGCGCAATCCGATTTCATTTTGGGACAAACTGAGCAAGCTCAAGACGCTGGCCGAGGTGCCCGACTTTGTTCGGCCGCTGCTGGAAAAACTTCTCCCCGAGCCGGCGATGCCGTATCGAGTCGTACATCGGCGGGCCGGCTTGGGCAGCCTTGGCCGGCGGCGATTCACGGCCTTGGCGGAATGGGGCGGTTGCGCGATTGCCCGGGAAATCAAGGAGCTGTGCGTTTCGGCGTGGGGCTGGCAAGATCCGCAGCCGGGCGAAGCCGAAATTCTCTACGGCCAGATCGTGCGGCAAGCGGTTCGCATTCACGACCCATTTTTCGCCCCCGTGGGTTCGTGGATTCTGCGCCGCTTGGGGCCGTATTGCAGCCGGATCGAATTGGCGAATCTGGCGGCCAAGCGCGATTCGCAAAAGCTACTGACCGCCATGGGGCGCGAAACGGCGAATGTCCACTGCGGCGATGCGAAGGCCCTCGCGGCAATCGCGCACGATCTCGCTACCCGCGGCAAGAAATGGCTGGCCGCCGCCGCCCGCGCCATGGCCGACGATGTGACCAACGACTGGAATGCTTGGAAAAAGCCCGCCAAGCCGCCCACCGCGGAGCGGAATCCGAAATAGCCGCTGGCACAAGCGCGACTGGTGTGAAATACTGGCGTCAGGGCCGCGGCACGAATTTGCAAGCCGCATCAAGCGCAAATGTTGCCGTCTCGGAGCTATGCATGTCTACCGATCGAACCAGAATCGAAGCGACGCTTCGCCAGTTGCAAGCCGAACTTGCCGAGTCGCCGGAGATCGATCCAGCGGTCAAACAGCGCTTGGCAGCGATGCAAGCGGAGATTTTGAATAGTCTCGCGAACTCACCGCAGGCTGCGGCGGAACTGCCGCCGACCGAACCAATTTCGTTGACGCGCCGGCTCGCCGACGCGGCGCTGTACTTCGAAGAATCGCATCCGTCGCTCTCGACCACCATCGGCAGCCTGGCCGGCATTCTCGGCCAGATGGGGCTATAAATTGGCTGAGAATCAGCCGGAATCAACCTCCGACCGCTGCCGCAGCGTGGGTGCCATGGTCACGGCTTTGCGCGGGCATGTAGTCGGCAAAGCATGCCCACGCTGACCGCTTATCGGTAATATTCACGCGGGTGCATCGTGAGGCGTGTCGGCCTGAAAGGCCGATTCTGCCAGCTCAGGTCGGAGCCGCGCAAGCGGCGGAGGCCTGGGCCGACCGCCCCCGTACGACGCGTCGGCCCTGACAGGGCCGTTCAACATGGCGCCGCAAAATCATGGAACGGCCCCTTCAGGGCCGGACCACCCGTTGTACTACATTCCCAGGGCTGCGCCGCTCACGCGGCTTCGCCCAGGGCTGACGGAATGAGCCTTTCAGGCTCAAATTTCTGTAGCTCGTGAAGATCATGGCGATCCCACGCGCCGAGCCGCGGGCATGGCATCCCGAATAGCAATTGCCGAGTGCCGGTCTCGGCCCCGCCCAACCCGCATCACGGCCGCGCCGTTGCCGGCTTGATTGGCACGGGTTCGAGCGCCGCGGCCGGTTCGATCCGGGCGAGCAGCGGCGTGCCGCCTTGCCACTCTTTGTAGCGCCGGGCCAAGCGGATCGCCGGCAATTCGATCGACACGTACAACAGATGCGCCGCGCCGATGCTCACCGTCAATCCCAGCAACAGCCACATCGCCGCCGGAATCACGGCCGTGCCCGTCAGCGCAAAGCCGATGCAGCCGATGATCCAGCTCACCGGGTAGTGAATCAAATAGAGCGAATACGAGATCCGCCCGAGGTGTTGCAGCCAGCGGAAATTCAGCCAGTCGCCAAGGTGCCCCAAGCGGCCGACGACATAGATCGCAACGGTCGTGGTCAGCGCCACGGTGAGGTGCAATGTCCAATGGTGGTGTTGGCGATAGAGGGCCGCGGCGATGAACGCCCAAAACATCCAGCGTGGAATTCGTCGATCCATCGCCCACCACACCATCGCTCCCAGGAAGAAGCAGACGAAGAAGTGCGTCACCCAATCGGTGTTCTCGCTGTCCAAGCTGTATTGGAACATCGACTTCAGCGCCAGCGGCGCAAAAATGGCCATGAGCACCACGGCCGAAAGCAGTCGGCGTTCGCTTCCGGATTTTTGCCCCCCCCGCAGTCGCGCCGAAATCCGCTGTGTTAGCCATTGTGCCGAGCCGAGCATCACTGCGAAGAGCAGGTAAAACTGCATCTCGATGCACAAGGTCCAAAACCCGACCGAGATGTTTTCAACATGTCGCAGGTTTTCCAAGTAGAACACGTGCGCTACGATCCCGCCCAATGTCGGATAGTCGTTCAATAGCGTCGGCTCGGCAAGGAGAAACACGCGAGTCACCGTATAAAGCGCGACCACGAACAGCATCGTGAACCAATACGGCGGACCAAGCCGCAAGAAACGTTGCACGGCAAACGTCCGCAAAAACCCGACGTCGATCCGCGCCTTGCGCAGCACGTAGGCGATCACGAATCCGCTGATCACGAAAAACACCGGCACGCCCATTCGGCCATTTTTAAACAGCACGTTCACGAAATTGGGCACCACGTTCAACGCCGGCTCGGCCAAGGGCCCATAGCGAAAAATGTGATGGAAGGCGACCGCCAGCGCGGCCAAGCCGCGCAGCGCATCGACGAATGCAAACCGCGATTCATTGCCGGGCTTTTCGATCGCGCCGGCCCGCGGCTGTTGCCGGCTGGCCTGGCGATTTTCGGTCGCTGCGAGAACGGCGCGGGAACTGTCGCGATCGAGCGTGTCGCGATTCGGTGGATTGAGCATGGCCGTCGTTGTTCCGTCGAGCATGGCCGAGCCGGCAGTTTCGAAAGTCGTAGGCGAAGTCACAGGGGAAGAGTTCTCGCGGGCGGAGTCGCCTTCCGCGGCATCGCCGGATGCCGCCGACTTTTGTTTCAGCTTCAATTCGGGAGATGAGACGCGTGTCGAGAAGAGCGTGGTCATGAAAAGTATATCCCAGGTTGCCGAAATCGTCCGTGAATCGGCCGCAATCATGCCGGAAAACCGACAACGTGGGAATTCCAATAGATTAGCCGAAGCGGCCCAGGAAGCCAGCGATTTGCGGCAAACCGTGCTTGCCAGTGCGGGAGCCGAACGACTCCTAAGTTATTGCCAATCAAGCGGATAGTTGAATCAGGAAAAAAATCGCCGTACCGCCCCGTTTTTCGTGTCCAGTCGCGGCCAATCGACAGCATCGCAGGCATGAATCTGCGGAAGATGGGTCGCTTCGGGGCGCGATTTGCCGTCGCCCGTCGGACGTTTTGGCCGTCCGGTGTGCTGGCCGCGGCGAGCGCTCGCCTCCCCGGCGGTTTCGGATTAGCATGGTTGCGCGGTCGCCGATTTGCTGCCGCTTTCGTCAAACGTTCTGCCCGCCGCTCTTAGAAGAGGTCAAGCGATGCCCACCGTCGTTGCCGACTCCCGATCTGTTCTGTTCTGGCCGGCCCTTCGTTGGGCCCTATTGTTTGTTGCCGCGGTTGCGTTGAACGCCAGTGGGCGCGCGCGGCGTTGCTCTGCCGAGGATCATCCGCCAGCGCCAATTTTTGATGCCAGCTCGATGGGCTTTCATGCGGGGCAGTTCACCGACAAGAAGAATCAAAAGGTGTCGGCTGGCACGGTCGAAGCGATCGACGACGCCAAATTCGGCAAGGCGATGAAGCTCTCATTCCCCGAAGGCGCAAGCGGCGGATTCATCATGGCCTCGATTCCCTCGACGGCCGGCTGGGACCGCGCCGCGGGATTTAGCCTCTGGATCAAGGGAGATGGCTCGAGCCATTGGGGCGGCATCGAATTAATCGACAAGAACAATTTCGGCTTGCGCTACGCCTACTGTTTTCCGATCGATTCGCACGCGTGGCGGAAGATCGACGTCGCCTGGAGCGATCTGCTGCCCGAGCTGGCCGGCCCGCTGATCGGCGTCAAAGGCGGCTACGACCCGAGCGGATTCGGGTATCTGGCGTTTGGAAAATGGTTTTTCTGGCGCGATTATCCGGCCGAGTCGTATACCGTCGGCCCGATCGCCTTGGCATCAAAGATCGAAACATTGGCGATCCCCCCGATCGAATCCGGTTTGAAGCGCGTGGCTGCCAAATTTCGCGCGCACCAACCGGTCACAATCGTGACGATGGGCGATTCGCTCAGCGATCCGCATCATTGGTCGAACCGGCCGACGCTTTGGTCGGAGCTATTGGTCAAAGAAATCAAAGACCGTTACAAAAGTATCGCCACGCTGGTCAATCCGGCGATCGGCGGGACGACGCTCAGTCAAAATACGATTCTGATGCCTCGCTGGAGCCCCGACGCCCCCGCGCCCGATCTGGTAACCGTTTGGTTCGGCGGCAACGATTGGGATTCGAATGTGCGCGGCCCGCGTTTCGCCGAATATCTGCGCGTGGCCGTCGATCGCATCCGGCGGCAAACGCACGGCAGCGCCGATATTCTGCTGATGACGACGCTCCCCTCGCGCTCTCGCTGGGAAACGACGCGCGAACTCGAGCGGGCGGTCCGCGAAGTGGCGGCCGAAAAGAAAACCGGCTTCCTCGACATCGCCGCCGAATTCCGCAAAGCTCCATCGGCCGACGCCGCAGCCAAACGGCAGTATTGGGGCTGGGACAATGTGCATCTCGGGCAGAAGGGGCACGAGATCGTCGCCGCCGCGGTGCTGAAAGCCCTCGAAGACAACGCGATGGCGCCGGCGAGAGACCCGTGAGACTGGCCTTCCCCGTGAGATTGGCTGTCCCCGTGAGATTGGCTGTCCAAGTGATTGGCTGTCCCCGTGTGCCACTAGCCAGCGCAGTCGGCCAGTGGTGAGCGCCGGAAAGACGTTCCGTTTCTCTCGACGCGCGTTCGTCCGAGTTACCCTGCGCCCTCAAAGGGCGCGCATTCAAGCACATTGAGTTGGAAAACTCGGTCTGCATTTCAGCAGGCCCACATCAATCCGCAGTCAGCCAGTTGTACTTCCAGATCGGGTTGCCGCACTGCGGGCATTCTTCGGCAACATCCATCAACCGGCCGTGGCAGGCATGGCAATCGGCGATGCTCGGAAGCCAAGTCACCTGCCGTTTGCGGACTTCTTCGGCCCGCCGCGTGTCGCCGAACGCGATCGCCGTGGCAATTGAAACGGCGAGCGGCAGCAGCCGAAACATCACCAGCGGCGCACGTCCCGCTTCGGGATGGACCCGTTGCAATTGGCTGGAAAAGATGCGCCGCCGCTCGTCGCCCGATCGGCCGCGATAGGAAGCGAGCCGCTGCACGATGCCCGGCGAACCGACCGCGTCGCCGAGCCGCAGTCGTGCTAGCCAATTCAGATACCAAGCCTCATCCCCGCCTGCGTAGCGATTGGCCGCCGCGTCGGCCGTCGATTCGGCGATCTGATAAATTTCGATCTCGGTTTTCGTATTGGCTTCGCTTTTCAACAGCGACATGGGCAGCAGCATCGAATCCAGCCCGAACTGCGTTTCCATATCGCCGTGGATGCGCGTGAAGAGCAGGTCTCGCAGCATGCTGAGGCCGTCGGCCAGCAAATTGGCAACCCGAGTACCGTCGTCTCGATGGTCATGACGATCGAACTCGGTGGCTGCATCGGCCCGGCGTTGGCAACGATCTTGGGTGCTCATGGTGCGATTTTCGTGGGTGGCTGTTGGTTGGGCTGGCGTCTCGCGGCATGCCAAGCGCGGGAAATTGCCTGAAACGGTTATCTATCACATTTTACGCCGTCAGCCTCCGAAGTGGCAGCGGCCGGGCATTTAGGCTCAGCCGCGTGTTAAGCTCGGCGGGAAAAAAAGGCTTCTTTACAGGCCCCTCTCTTCTTGCGGAAGAGGGCCGGGATGAGGGGCGAGAAGGCGGAAGCTATTTTTCGGCCGAGCCTTATTCGGCTTGATCTTGACCTCCTCGGCGAATCCGCCTACCGTTCCGCTCCTTGTCCACCGAAGCCGGGGCATGCAGGAAGTACGACGGGCTTTCGAATCGCGGGCGGGCAGCCGATCGAATCCGCTTGCGCCACCCGACGGGGCATTGCTCCACGAGGAATCCGCTATGAAGTCGACGTTTTTCTTGCTGTGCGTGGCGGCAGTCTCCATCGCCGGCAACACCGGTTGTTGCGGCTGCAACCGCGGCTACGGCACGACCTACGCCGCTCCGGCCTATCCCGCCCCGGCCTACGCCACAACGCCTCCGGTGGTGTATCAACCGCCGGTCGTTTCCACGCCGCCGGCAGTGGTGCAAATGCCCTCCGCATGCTCTCAATGCGCCCCGGTGTGTGGCTGCCAATAATCGCGCTCTCGCGATTTCCTTCGGCGGTAGATTGGCTGCGGCCAGATTTACGCTAAATTAAGTGCGGTAAGTTTGATCGCGTTGGCGGGCAGTGCCGCGATCGAAAGCCGCGCCGCTCACGCCGCCGGGTCGCTTGCCGGCGGATCATGGTCGTTGTTGTGTGGGCACCCCTGCGTAGCCTCGGCCAAAAGATAACTTCTCCACAGACCCCTCTCCCCTTGCGGGAGAAGGCGGGGTGAGGGGTTCAAAAAGCGGAAGTTATTTTTCGGCCGAGCCTGAACCCTGTTCTCTGAATCCTGTCCCCTGCGTTCCTTAATGAACCCAATCCGAATTGCAATCCATGGCGCAGCCGGGCGGATGGGGCAACGCCTCGTCGCCCTTGCTCACGCCGATCCCGAACTGACCGTCGCGGCAGCCATCGAAGCGCCGGCCCATCCGCGGCTCGGGCAAGATGCCGGAGCGATTGCCGGCGCAGGGTCGATCGGGGTGCCGCTGACGGCAAAGCTCGCGGGGCCGGTCGAAGTCGTGATCGATTTTTCGGTTCCCGCCGGTGTGCAAGCGATCGTCGGTGCATGTGTCGAGCAAGGCATCCCGCTGGTCGTTGCGACCACCGGCCTGAGCGACGCCCAGCGACAATTGCTGCACACGGCCGCCGCGAAAATCCCGCTGCTCTGGTCGCCCAACATGAGCCTGGCGGTCAACCTCACGATGAAGTTGGCCCAAGTGGCGGCCAAGGCGCTGGCCCACCATGCGTCGGGAGCCGATGTCGAAATCATCGAATGCCATCACCGCTACAAGGAAGACGCACCGAGCGGGACGGCGTTGAAATTCGGCCAGATCATCGCCGAAGCAATGGGCCAAACCGAACAGCGGCATGGCCGCGAAGGCCGGCCGGGCGCCCGGCCGCACGGCGAAATCGGCTACCACGCGC
The window above is part of the Pirellulales bacterium genome. Proteins encoded here:
- a CDS encoding trypsin-like peptidase domain-containing protein; the protein is MQFLWACPSCGSPLRVDTVNAGRKSRCPKCQATFALPASDPSAAPVAKPLMAKPPVAKPVVAPISPQPAAARAVPGQAAPVQAAAKQAAVKPAPLASAAAPTIRAQPPKTQPLRAAPIPAAPEAAIPVVPVAERPGGRRMLPPRKAAADPSARTPANSPAQPSSTGMPSPEFASNAAADETTGEPMDELFAPQESYDEPTGETDFLSELAGITGTPSAASAASPSASGAAASGSSRIGSSLSASIKTGAAKSRKPGARNQNQKWIWIGAGIATAVAVLVLGTVMLLNNGGNGPATAEANLGLPAHLVFDWPESDRLGAKLDIDGKPQQVPNDGAVEFELPQGKHRISIRRIGKANVEQTVVLKQDERHLFKPEWKDVETLVDAKAGAPSADNDMLVTDALPELKHWLTDIDDAKQKAAVEKKDLLLVFFGPDNRQWCLRLAADLLVKREFQKFVDPKFVLVLLEAPPAASMVDGKGTARAATIAREAAYYTVTSCPTMVLADAQGTAYAREEYKQVPLIDHLKTIADGLAIRKERDKLFAPTETGPDASRLAAAQEALAWLEKNELTALYISKLHSWLDLAAKVDPNNEKGLYESFFLADMRLRLQSAGKEDPERIRAASRPLEDWQKAGRKFKDGDVAARTYLSVAGMLFNAGDPEAATAFIEGAYNCNPGDPRLKAYLGQLHAMMTSPVSFGSGFVFAAGGYILTNNHVIAGDGKIFVRVPGNKKEIPAQVVSASPQLDVAVIKMVGDIPAIKPLPLATTTLPRGTEVVAFGYPLGQEDMKLTQGPVSAPPSEKEHYYVLDMRVNPGNSGGPLVDMKGEVVGIVSAKTVARDEKEDSYGLAIPGQTVAGFVKKVTPSVPDFHPLGADDSAKLTEQDKLTKVDAIVSQAVVQIVKRRG
- a CDS encoding DUF2252 family protein, giving the protein MSIHDATERYESWLGARIPLIKEDLDDKHQRMAEGPFPFFRATYYRWAQRFRTVCADLLAAPTVLGVGDLHVENFGTWRDTEGRLIWGINDFDEASLQPYANDLVRLAASALLAIENSELKIDPADACDAILVGYSATLDERGRPVVLEEHDSSLRDMAHSQERNPISFWDKLSKLKTLAEVPDFVRPLLEKLLPEPAMPYRVVHRRAGLGSLGRRRFTALAEWGGCAIAREIKELCVSAWGWQDPQPGEAEILYGQIVRQAVRIHDPFFAPVGSWILRRLGPYCSRIELANLAAKRDSQKLLTAMGRETANVHCGDAKALAAIAHDLATRGKKWLAAAARAMADDVTNDWNAWKKPAKPPTAERNPK
- a CDS encoding DUF4404 family protein: MSTDRTRIEATLRQLQAELAESPEIDPAVKQRLAAMQAEILNSLANSPQAAAELPPTEPISLTRRLADAALYFEESHPSLSTTIGSLAGILGQMGL
- a CDS encoding acyltransferase → MTTLFSTRVSSPELKLKQKSAASGDAAEGDSARENSSPVTSPTTFETAGSAMLDGTTTAMLNPPNRDTLDRDSSRAVLAATENRQASRQQPRAGAIEKPGNESRFAFVDALRGLAALAVAFHHIFRYGPLAEPALNVVPNFVNVLFKNGRMGVPVFFVISGFVIAYVLRKARIDVGFLRTFAVQRFLRLGPPYWFTMLFVVALYTVTRVFLLAEPTLLNDYPTLGGIVAHVFYLENLRHVENISVGFWTLCIEMQFYLLFAVMLGSAQWLTQRISARLRGGQKSGSERRLLSAVVLMAIFAPLALKSMFQYSLDSENTDWVTHFFVCFFLGAMVWWAMDRRIPRWMFWAFIAAALYRQHHHWTLHLTVALTTTVAIYVVGRLGHLGDWLNFRWLQHLGRISYSLYLIHYPVSWIIGCIGFALTGTAVIPAAMWLLLGLTVSIGAAHLLYVSIELPAIRLARRYKEWQGGTPLLARIEPAAALEPVPIKPATARP
- a CDS encoding GDSL-type esterase/lipase family protein: MPTVVADSRSVLFWPALRWALLFVAAVALNASGRARRCSAEDHPPAPIFDASSMGFHAGQFTDKKNQKVSAGTVEAIDDAKFGKAMKLSFPEGASGGFIMASIPSTAGWDRAAGFSLWIKGDGSSHWGGIELIDKNNFGLRYAYCFPIDSHAWRKIDVAWSDLLPELAGPLIGVKGGYDPSGFGYLAFGKWFFWRDYPAESYTVGPIALASKIETLAIPPIESGLKRVAAKFRAHQPVTIVTMGDSLSDPHHWSNRPTLWSELLVKEIKDRYKSIATLVNPAIGGTTLSQNTILMPRWSPDAPAPDLVTVWFGGNDWDSNVRGPRFAEYLRVAVDRIRRQTHGSADILLMTTLPSRSRWETTRELERAVREVAAEKKTGFLDIAAEFRKAPSADAAAKRQYWGWDNVHLGQKGHEIVAAAVLKALEDNAMAPARDP
- the dapB gene encoding 4-hydroxy-tetrahydrodipicolinate reductase, encoding MNPIRIAIHGAAGRMGQRLVALAHADPELTVAAAIEAPAHPRLGQDAGAIAGAGSIGVPLTAKLAGPVEVVIDFSVPAGVQAIVGACVEQGIPLVVATTGLSDAQRQLLHTAAAKIPLLWSPNMSLAVNLTMKLAQVAAKALAHHASGADVEIIECHHRYKEDAPSGTALKFGQIIAEAMGQTEQRHGREGRPGARPHGEIGYHALRAGDDPGRHTILFGLLGETIELSVRATNRDCYAYGALAAAKFLAGKSPALYGMSDVLGL